Proteins from one Oscillatoria nigro-viridis PCC 7112 genomic window:
- a CDS encoding Uma2 family endonuclease, producing the protein MPPLLSKTTDQRIVHHGMWERFKFIQKGFEGSPGVRLFYYDGTIEILMPGEDHETFAHVIGYLVTTFLVEQGIFFKPTGAMTQERSGVVSVQADESYCIGSVKPIPDLSIEVVFTSGGISKLERYKPLGVPEVWFWEDGLLKIYHLQDGSYEKSDRSQLPGLNNLDLDLMKRCILMAETDAGEAIRAFRQEM; encoded by the coding sequence ATGCCTCCACTACTAAGCAAAACCACAGACCAACGCATTGTCCATCATGGAATGTGGGAACGGTTTAAATTTATCCAAAAGGGCTTTGAAGGCTCCCCTGGGGTGCGACTATTTTACTATGATGGGACGATCGAGATTCTGATGCCTGGAGAAGACCACGAAACTTTTGCTCATGTTATCGGTTACTTAGTAACTACCTTTCTCGTCGAACAGGGAATTTTCTTCAAGCCCACAGGGGCAATGACGCAGGAAAGATCGGGAGTTGTCTCTGTGCAAGCAGATGAATCCTACTGCATCGGGAGTGTAAAACCGATTCCAGATTTGTCGATCGAAGTTGTCTTTACCAGTGGAGGAATCAGTAAGTTAGAGCGCTATAAACCTTTGGGTGTTCCAGAGGTTTGGTTTTGGGAAGATGGATTACTGAAGATATATCATCTCCAAGACGGTAGCTATGAAAAGAGCGATCGCAGTCAGCTACCCGGACTCAATAACCTCGATCTCGATTTGATGAAACGCTGTATTTTGATGGCCGAAACTGATGCTGGGGAAGCTATTAGAGCGTTCCGTCAAGAGATGTAG
- a CDS encoding retropepsin-like aspartic protease, with product MTSQRLYRCSRYGNLLVLKAAASSTSNTVRQFRLLVDTGSTYTVLRVNILEALGCDIQNPLRRIRTSAGGGIVEAPVVSVPWFNCLGERLENFPIVAYTLPATTFVDGLLGMDFLTPMQAVIYAKEGEIRIR from the coding sequence GTGACTTCACAAAGACTTTATCGGTGTTCGCGTTACGGAAATTTACTCGTCTTAAAAGCTGCTGCCTCTAGCACAAGTAATACTGTCAGACAATTCAGATTATTAGTTGATACAGGCTCAACTTATACCGTCTTGCGGGTAAATATATTAGAAGCTCTTGGTTGCGATATCCAAAATCCTCTACGCAGAATTAGGACATCAGCAGGTGGCGGTATTGTCGAAGCACCAGTAGTATCTGTGCCTTGGTTTAATTGCTTGGGCGAGCGTTTAGAAAATTTTCCTATAGTTGCCTACACGTTACCTGCGACCACTTTTGTAGACGGTCTGCTAGGGATGGATTTTCTTACTCCTATGCAAGCTGTTATCTATGCTAAAGAGGGAGAGATTCGCATTCGTTAA
- a CDS encoding WG repeat-containing protein, whose amino-acid sequence MNTQLAPFQQDDLWGYRDENNEIVISPEFNYAHEFSESLAAVKIVEKWGYIDNLGKIVIQPRYDSAGKFYSGLARVKVGNKYGYINNVGRMLIQPKFDWSGNFGEGLIPVKIDEKIGYIDKMDNVIITPQFDKAISFSEGIAAVKIDNKWGYIDQSGRLLGKLEFDEATQLCEGLGRVKVGNKWGYVNQKAQMVIQCQFDEVADFTEGIAQVMKSNEIYHIDKMGDVLW is encoded by the coding sequence ATGAATACTCAGCTAGCACCATTTCAACAAGATGATTTGTGGGGATATCGAGATGAAAACAATGAAATAGTAATTTCGCCTGAATTCAATTATGCTCATGAGTTCTCGGAAAGTCTAGCAGCAGTGAAGATAGTAGAAAAGTGGGGTTATATTGACAATCTTGGAAAGATAGTAATACAGCCTAGATATGATAGTGCTGGAAAATTTTATAGTGGTCTTGCAAGAGTTAAAGTTGGTAATAAGTATGGATATATCAACAATGTCGGGCGAATGCTAATTCAACCTAAATTTGATTGGTCTGGAAACTTCGGCGAAGGCTTAATTCCAGTTAAAATTGATGAAAAAATAGGTTATATTGATAAGATGGATAACGTAATTATAACCCCTCAATTTGACAAGGCGATTAGTTTTTCGGAGGGTATTGCAGCAGTCAAAATAGATAATAAATGGGGGTATATAGATCAGAGTGGTCGCCTACTAGGTAAGCTGGAATTTGATGAAGCGACTCAACTTTGTGAGGGTTTAGGGCGAGTCAAAGTTGGTAATAAATGGGGGTATGTTAATCAGAAAGCTCAAATGGTAATTCAATGCCAATTTGATGAAGTTGCTGACTTTACAGAAGGAATTGCTCAAGTGATGAAGTCCAATGAAATTTATCATATTGACAAAATGGGTGATGTATTATGGTAA
- the acs gene encoding acetate--CoA ligase, producing MSQDTIESILHEKRLFQPPAEFSQKAHIKSLEEYQALYDKAKADPQAFWAELAAEELHWFQNWDTVLDWQPPFAKWFVNGKINISYNCLDRHLTTWRKNKAALIWEGEPGDSRTLTYAQLHREVCQMANVIKQLGVQKGDRVGIYMPMIPEAAIAMLACARIGAVHSVVFGGFSAEALRDRLNDGQAKLVITADGGFRKDTAVGLKTQVDKALANNATPSVTNVLVVQRTKQKIDMEPGRDHWWHDLQKGASANCPAEPMDSEDMLFVLYTSGSTGKPKGVVHTTGGYNLYTHMTTKWIFDLQDTDVYWCTADVGWITGHSYIVYGPLSNGATTLMYEGAPRPSNPGCFWDVIEKYGVTVFYTAPTAIRTFMKMGEHLPNARNLSSLRLLGTVGEPINPEAWMWYQRVIGKSNCPIVDTWWQTETGGIMITALPGAIPTKPGSATLPFPGIVVDVVDQDGEPVTKESGGYLVVKHPWPGMMRTLYNDPDRFRRTYWEYLHPKDGEFVYFAGDGAHKDKDGYFWVMGRVDDVINVAGHRLGTMEVESALVSHPAVAEAAVVGKPDEIKGEEIVAFVTLDNSQQPSDELAKELKQHVVKEIGAIARPGEIRFTDALPKTRSGKIMRRLLRSLAAGQEVSGDTSTLEDRTVLDKLRGGA from the coding sequence ATGTCACAAGATACCATCGAATCAATTCTGCATGAAAAACGGCTATTTCAGCCGCCCGCTGAATTCTCCCAAAAAGCTCACATCAAAAGCCTAGAAGAATACCAAGCCCTCTACGACAAAGCCAAAGCTGACCCCCAAGCATTCTGGGCAGAACTTGCCGCCGAAGAATTGCACTGGTTCCAAAACTGGGATACCGTGCTCGACTGGCAGCCGCCTTTTGCTAAATGGTTTGTCAACGGTAAAATTAACATTTCCTACAATTGTCTCGATCGCCACTTAACCACTTGGCGCAAAAATAAAGCCGCCCTGATTTGGGAAGGCGAACCCGGAGACTCCCGCACCCTCACCTACGCGCAACTCCACCGCGAAGTCTGCCAAATGGCGAACGTCATCAAACAATTGGGAGTCCAAAAGGGCGATCGCGTCGGCATTTATATGCCCATGATTCCCGAAGCTGCGATCGCCATGCTAGCCTGCGCCAGAATCGGTGCAGTACACAGCGTTGTTTTTGGCGGTTTTAGTGCAGAAGCTTTGCGCGATCGGCTTAACGACGGCCAAGCAAAACTCGTCATCACCGCTGACGGTGGCTTCCGCAAAGATACCGCCGTCGGCCTCAAAACACAAGTAGACAAAGCATTAGCAAATAATGCCACACCCAGCGTTACCAACGTTCTCGTAGTTCAGCGCACCAAACAGAAAATTGACATGGAACCAGGGCGCGATCATTGGTGGCACGATTTGCAAAAAGGTGCATCGGCAAATTGTCCCGCCGAACCGATGGACAGCGAAGATATGCTGTTCGTACTCTACACCAGTGGCAGTACCGGCAAACCGAAAGGTGTCGTCCATACAACCGGTGGTTATAACCTTTATACCCACATGACAACCAAATGGATATTCGACCTCCAAGATACCGATGTTTACTGGTGTACTGCTGATGTCGGCTGGATTACTGGACACAGTTATATTGTCTACGGGCCGCTGTCCAACGGTGCGACAACTTTAATGTATGAAGGTGCTCCTCGCCCTTCAAATCCTGGCTGTTTTTGGGATGTAATTGAAAAATACGGCGTCACCGTTTTCTATACTGCACCCACCGCCATCAGAACATTCATGAAAATGGGCGAACACTTGCCCAACGCGCGCAATTTGTCATCTTTACGACTGTTAGGAACCGTCGGCGAACCGATCAATCCCGAAGCTTGGATGTGGTATCAACGAGTAATTGGCAAGTCGAATTGTCCGATCGTCGATACTTGGTGGCAAACAGAAACCGGGGGAATTATGATTACCGCTTTGCCCGGTGCAATTCCTACAAAACCCGGTTCTGCAACCCTACCGTTCCCCGGAATTGTGGTCGATGTTGTTGACCAAGATGGCGAACCAGTCACTAAGGAAAGCGGCGGTTATTTAGTGGTGAAACATCCTTGGCCGGGAATGATGCGTACACTTTACAACGATCCCGATCGCTTCCGCCGCACTTATTGGGAATATTTGCACCCGAAAGATGGCGAATTCGTCTACTTTGCAGGGGACGGGGCGCACAAGGACAAAGACGGTTATTTCTGGGTAATGGGCCGCGTTGACGATGTAATTAATGTGGCCGGACACCGACTCGGCACAATGGAAGTCGAGTCAGCTTTGGTATCGCATCCAGCCGTGGCGGAAGCTGCGGTTGTCGGTAAACCCGACGAGATTAAAGGTGAGGAAATTGTCGCCTTTGTCACGCTGGACAACTCGCAGCAACCTAGCGATGAATTGGCTAAGGAGTTGAAGCAGCACGTTGTTAAGGAAATTGGGGCGATCGCCCGTCCCGGCGAAATTCGATTTACTGATGCTTTGCCGAAGACTCGAAGCGGGAAGATTATGCGGCGTTTGCTGCGTTCTTTGGCTGCGGGACAAGAGGTTTCTGGGGATACTTCGACTTTGGAAGACCGGACGGTTTTGGATAAGTTGCGGGGAGGTGCGTAG
- a CDS encoding DUF5615 family PIN-like protein, with translation MPIQYLFDENVDPAYVNQIRRRNPDLVVLAVGELTAPSKGTLDPEILIWCEIHNFILVTNNRRSMPVHLTEHLEQNGHVPGIFILNSKLSIGQNIELLLLIYEASFDNEYQDIIYNLPVL, from the coding sequence ATGCCAATCCAGTATCTCTTTGATGAAAATGTCGATCCTGCGTATGTTAACCAAATTCGCAGGCGCAATCCCGATCTGGTTGTTCTAGCAGTGGGAGAACTAACAGCACCTTCTAAAGGCACTCTCGATCCAGAAATTCTTATTTGGTGTGAAATCCACAATTTCATTCTTGTTACCAACAACCGCCGCTCTATGCCAGTTCATTTAACAGAGCATTTAGAGCAAAATGGTCATGTCCCAGGAATCTTTATCCTGAATTCCAAGCTGAGTATCGGTCAAAATATTGAACTACTGCTTCTGATTTATGAAGCATCATTTGATAATGAGTACCAAGATATAATTTACAATTTACCAGTGCTATAA
- a CDS encoding DUF433 domain-containing protein has protein sequence MKAIKVMATIDDRGQLCVGEPLKLYRNSRAEVIVLVPEVTEINQEKQSHEANHQTTQLEDYFNFLRPDDIRLKGSRIGIETILYEYLFRARTPEEIANVYTSLTLEQVYATILYYLHNKEAVGKYITEWLEWGEEMREEQRRNPPPVTEKLHKFKAEREARSKADANPVSL, from the coding sequence ATGAAAGCAATTAAAGTGATGGCAACGATCGACGATCGAGGACAATTGTGCGTTGGTGAACCGCTCAAGTTATATCGCAACAGCCGAGCCGAAGTAATTGTGCTGGTTCCCGAAGTAACAGAAATTAATCAAGAGAAGCAATCTCATGAAGCCAACCACCAAACCACGCAACTAGAAGACTACTTCAACTTCCTCAGACCTGACGATATTCGGCTCAAAGGTTCCCGCATTGGCATCGAAACCATTCTCTATGAATACCTGTTTCGCGCTCGAACTCCCGAAGAAATTGCTAACGTTTATACATCGCTCACCCTGGAACAAGTTTATGCGACTATTTTGTATTACCTGCACAACAAAGAAGCAGTCGGTAAATACATAACCGAATGGCTGGAATGGGGCGAAGAAATGCGAGAAGAACAACGTCGCAATCCTCCTCCAGTGACAGAAAAACTTCACAAATTTAAAGCAGAAAGAGAGGCAAGGAGCAAAGCTGATGCCAATCCAGTATCTCTTTGA
- the galT gene encoding galactose-1-phosphate uridylyltransferase, with the protein MSELRQNLITRDWVIIATERAKRPDQFANPKKCETLVPPHRADCPFCVGNEEDATLETCRLGDSLRDSFASRTAWKVRAIPNKYPALSPTAEWMRISSGIHRRMAGIGVHEVIVEHPRHDLTTALLSIEEVANILLVYRQRYVEIRKNPHIETIIIFKNHGESAGTSLEHPHSQIAATPVVPSQFRSRIDEAIRYFDDTGECLFCRTVEDELAARERVICESKDFVAFIPYAALSPFHTWIFPRRHSSSFDDLTDGEITDLADTLKTVLAKLYYGLNNPDYNYTIRSMPIAEGGTKYFHWYIAIIPRVTKQAGFELGSGMFINTALPEESAAFLRSIEIPRDSNFSPI; encoded by the coding sequence GTGTCTGAACTTAGACAAAATCTAATTACCAGAGATTGGGTAATCATCGCCACCGAACGGGCGAAAAGACCGGATCAATTCGCCAACCCAAAAAAGTGCGAAACATTAGTGCCTCCGCACCGTGCCGATTGCCCGTTTTGCGTGGGAAATGAGGAAGACGCAACCTTAGAAACTTGCCGTTTGGGCGATTCCCTACGGGATAGCTTCGCTTCACGCACTGCCTGGAAAGTCAGGGCAATTCCCAACAAATATCCCGCCCTTTCCCCGACAGCAGAATGGATGAGGATATCATCGGGAATTCACCGCAGGATGGCGGGAATCGGCGTGCACGAAGTAATTGTAGAACATCCGCGACACGATTTGACGACAGCTTTGTTGAGCATTGAAGAAGTTGCCAACATACTTTTAGTATACCGCCAGCGCTATGTAGAAATTAGAAAAAATCCCCACATTGAAACAATTATTATCTTCAAAAATCATGGGGAAAGTGCCGGAACTTCTCTCGAACACCCCCACTCGCAGATAGCAGCGACGCCCGTTGTACCCAGCCAATTTCGCAGCCGCATCGACGAAGCTATTAGATATTTTGACGACACGGGAGAATGTCTGTTTTGCCGGACTGTGGAAGATGAATTAGCGGCGAGAGAAAGAGTGATTTGTGAGAGTAAAGATTTTGTGGCTTTTATCCCTTACGCTGCACTTTCACCGTTTCACACTTGGATTTTTCCGCGCCGACATTCCTCTTCATTTGATGACCTTACTGATGGGGAAATTACGGATCTTGCTGATACTTTGAAAACTGTACTGGCTAAGCTTTATTACGGATTGAACAATCCCGATTACAACTATACTATTCGATCGATGCCGATCGCCGAAGGGGGAACAAAATACTTTCACTGGTATATCGCAATTATTCCCAGAGTCACCAAGCAAGCTGGATTTGAGTTGGGCAGCGGGATGTTTATCAATACTGCTTTGCCAGAAGAAAGTGCGGCGTTTTTGCGATCGATCGAAATTCCTCGGGACAGTAATTTCTCCCCCATCTAA
- a CDS encoding acetamidase/formamidase family protein, whose protein sequence is MTRHLLKANCKTVHLGGFSPNIEPALRVDSGDRIDIETYSGYYVADKAPPKFLTPEFLDICQNLPPNRKVGPGPHLLTGPIYVNNAEPGDVLEIHIEDVYPSLPVGFNAIRAGWGALPEYFPEPKLRFIPLDLEQKTAEFPAGSGIRIPLHPFFGIIGVANAEINRSSIPPERYGGNMDNQELQAGTRLFLPVFLRGGLLSIGDGHSAQGDGEVDGTAIETSMNGTIQIILRKDLLLRFPFAETPTHIVIMGFGITLDEAFEMAVKQTVYWLQTFAGFKEEDAYVLCSLSVNFRITQAVNNPQKGVHGMIPKCILLDVNIIDRRV, encoded by the coding sequence ATGACCCGCCACCTTCTCAAGGCTAACTGCAAAACCGTACACTTGGGCGGTTTTTCTCCGAATATCGAACCTGCTTTAAGGGTGGATTCGGGCGATCGCATCGATATCGAAACCTATTCAGGATATTATGTTGCTGACAAGGCCCCGCCGAAATTTCTCACGCCCGAATTTTTAGATATTTGTCAGAATTTGCCTCCCAACCGCAAAGTTGGCCCGGGCCCCCACTTGCTAACAGGCCCGATTTATGTTAACAATGCCGAACCGGGAGACGTTTTAGAAATTCACATTGAGGATGTTTACCCAAGTTTACCAGTAGGATTTAATGCAATTCGCGCCGGATGGGGAGCTTTGCCTGAGTATTTCCCCGAACCTAAATTGCGGTTTATTCCGCTAGATTTAGAGCAAAAAACTGCTGAATTTCCCGCAGGTAGCGGCATTCGGATACCCCTGCATCCTTTTTTTGGAATTATCGGCGTTGCCAATGCAGAAATCAACCGTTCTTCTATTCCTCCAGAGCGCTACGGCGGCAATATGGACAATCAGGAACTACAAGCAGGAACGCGGTTATTTTTACCTGTTTTTCTGCGCGGCGGTTTACTGTCCATCGGCGACGGACATTCGGCACAAGGAGACGGTGAAGTTGACGGTACTGCCATTGAAACTTCGATGAACGGGACTATTCAAATCATCTTACGCAAGGATTTACTTCTGAGATTTCCGTTTGCAGAAACGCCGACTCATATTGTGATTATGGGATTTGGTATAACTTTAGATGAAGCGTTTGAGATGGCGGTAAAACAGACGGTTTATTGGCTGCAAACTTTTGCGGGTTTCAAAGAAGAAGATGCTTATGTTTTGTGTTCCCTCTCGGTAAATTTTCGGATTACGCAGGCTGTCAACAATCCTCAAAAAGGAGTTCACGGAATGATTCCCAAGTGTATTTTGCTCGATGTGAACATTATTGACCGCAGAGTTTGA
- a CDS encoding metallophosphoesterase family protein, which translates to MLTPLPNKVEFSQGYSRNPWFFAVWILIVLLLGFMMPSYLNKPQLLTDPFLQLPTANSVRVVWFTEFAGTRNTVAYGQNLNQVVTANTTKLSRTREDKDSRISDEIKQSIIDSNPIVRDIWRHEAEVPNLMPGVRIPYRVTSERKDGASVSSKIFTLSPTPAAGIALKILLTSDHQLMPMTAANLQKVAETIGRVDAVFMAGDLINIPDRASEWFDDYRGRAFFPAMQGRAFSELDKNGIKTVYSGGELIQHAPLFPAIGNHEIMGRFATNSKLDYQFNDPFPRAAAEKIYAQRAASLNPNNDPSVREFWLKNNSFNSDTYDEIFNLPGGKNYYAVTFGDVRLVTLYVANIWRTPNLDPGARGRYRERDEDFNNPEKWGYGQHIFEPIVKGSAQYNWLQQELKSSEFQQAKYKIVMFHHPPHSLGDNIVPAYTDPVQIVDRALDGEIKMVRYEYPKQQDYLIRDVVPLLETAGVQLVFYGHSHLWNRFVSSSGMHFLETSNVGNSYGAFVGEKRRFVPPGYREDYSAIGDPNGLEPVVPTVAPLLGKDGRPLPYIDSNDITAFTIFDTGEGTVSSYYFDTRKPESEVVKFDEFKLKNSLSSLKIRKN; encoded by the coding sequence ATGTTAACGCCTTTGCCTAATAAAGTAGAATTTTCTCAAGGTTATTCTCGCAATCCCTGGTTTTTTGCTGTTTGGATTTTGATTGTCCTCTTGCTAGGTTTCATGATGCCATCTTACCTTAACAAACCTCAGCTTTTAACCGATCCGTTTTTGCAACTTCCAACAGCAAACTCGGTGCGAGTTGTCTGGTTCACAGAGTTTGCCGGTACTCGGAACACTGTTGCTTACGGCCAAAATTTGAATCAAGTTGTGACGGCAAATACTACCAAGCTAAGCCGCACTCGCGAAGACAAAGACTCGCGCATCTCGGATGAAATCAAACAAAGCATAATTGACAGCAATCCAATTGTCCGCGACATCTGGCGCCACGAAGCAGAAGTCCCCAATTTAATGCCCGGTGTTCGCATTCCTTATCGAGTCACCAGCGAAAGGAAAGACGGCGCATCTGTCAGCAGCAAAATATTCACTCTTTCTCCGACACCAGCAGCAGGAATTGCGCTCAAAATCCTCCTCACTTCCGACCATCAATTGATGCCGATGACAGCGGCAAATCTCCAGAAAGTAGCCGAAACAATTGGGAGAGTTGACGCGGTTTTTATGGCAGGGGATTTAATTAATATACCCGATCGCGCTTCCGAATGGTTTGACGACTACCGAGGCCGCGCCTTCTTTCCCGCTATGCAAGGTCGCGCATTTTCAGAACTCGACAAAAACGGCATCAAAACCGTTTACAGCGGCGGCGAACTGATCCAACACGCGCCTTTATTTCCCGCCATTGGCAATCACGAAATCATGGGTCGCTTTGCAACCAACAGCAAACTCGATTACCAATTTAACGATCCTTTTCCCCGCGCCGCTGCCGAGAAAATATACGCTCAACGTGCTGCCTCTTTGAATCCCAATAATGACCCTTCAGTTCGCGAATTTTGGCTGAAAAACAATAGTTTTAATAGCGATACCTATGACGAGATTTTCAATTTACCGGGAGGTAAAAATTACTATGCTGTGACTTTTGGCGACGTGCGGTTAGTGACTTTGTACGTTGCGAATATCTGGCGGACTCCGAATTTAGATCCGGGTGCGAGAGGCCGGTATCGGGAACGGGACGAAGATTTTAATAATCCCGAAAAATGGGGATACGGACAGCATATTTTTGAGCCGATTGTCAAGGGCAGCGCTCAATATAATTGGCTGCAACAAGAGTTAAAAAGTTCGGAATTCCAGCAGGCAAAATATAAAATTGTGATGTTTCACCACCCGCCGCATTCTCTGGGTGACAATATTGTACCTGCTTATACCGATCCAGTGCAAATAGTCGATCGCGCTCTCGATGGCGAGATTAAAATGGTGCGTTACGAGTATCCGAAACAGCAAGATTATCTGATTCGGGATGTAGTGCCGCTGCTAGAAACAGCGGGGGTGCAGTTGGTATTTTACGGACATTCGCACTTGTGGAATCGGTTTGTAAGTTCCAGCGGAATGCACTTTTTGGAGACTTCTAATGTGGGCAACAGTTACGGTGCTTTTGTGGGAGAAAAGCGCCGATTTGTGCCGCCGGGATATCGGGAAGATTACAGCGCTATTGGAGACCCGAACGGATTGGAACCTGTGGTGCCGACTGTTGCGCCTTTGTTGGGGAAAGATGGGCGGCCGCTGCCGTATATTGATAGCAATGATATTACGGCTTTTACTATTTTTGATACGGGGGAGGGTACGGTTAGCAGCTACTATTTTGATACGCGGAAACCGGAGTCGGAAGTGGTGAAGTTTGATGAGTTTAAGTTGAAAAATTCGCTATCTAGCTTAAAAATCCGTAAAAATTAA